CGTTGGTGGCGGTGCGCAAGTTGGTGGAGGAAGGGAAATTGTAAATGGAGTTGCGAATGGAATTGAAATGGgttgattcttttcctttctttttttggttctcgGTTTTCTGTCTAGGTTGTTTGGCGGATTCGGTTTTAACAATCGTTGTGATAGTTTCATTGAGGGGATTTGAACGTGAATGGGAACTATAAAAAAGGGATTGTTTTGCGGCAGTTGAAAAAGGGTTGATTCGAAGCAATGGGGTTCATCTATACTATTCTTTCTACTTGGCAACGTATTTTTTGACAAAGTTAtgaaatcagaaaaaaaaactatcCTTGAATGCTATATGGCCATACCTACTCCAGACAATCTTCCACGGCTAGCCACCGATACAAGATGAAATACTGTCGCCTTTTATTCCTCAGGAACAGCAATCATCCCCTCCGACACTCGCACCGCCGTCCCCGTCAATTCCACCTGCTGAATCACCTGTCCCTCCATCTTCACATTCACCCCAATATCACTTCGTctccccatctccaccccCTGCACAAAGTGATGCCGAATCTCCCGCTGTTCCGAGGACGATTCTCCCGTCAACGCCAGGTAAGCCGCCAATCCACTCGCCGCACTCCCCGTCGCCGGATCCTCAATCCCACTCAACATCATCCGAGTCCGAATCACCGTCTCTCCAGTCTTCTCATCCTGCACGCCCCGCACGTAAAAGTACACACAGATCATTCCGTTGTGCCATCCAGCATCTAGATATTGCTCCGTGGAGATCAAGTCCGCGCTCGTCGCACGGGTGACGGCCGCCAGCGCCTCCAGCGACGGCAACTCTACAAAGACCTGACTCATCCCATTGACGATCGAGAAGAGCGGGAAATCCTCCGTGGTTTGGCTCATGTACGGCTGCACGGTAGGATGGAGCGCCACTAACTCTGCTAGAGGGAACCGCTGCGAATGGATCCGGGTGTGATGTGCGATTTTGGCCGCGACGATGCCGCTGTGAGGGTCTTGGAGAGTGATGGGGATTTCGCCCGATTTGGTAATCAGGCTTGTGACTGGATGGTCGGGGGAGTCGGGGCTGTGGTGCAGGAACCAACTGGCAGCGCCGATGGTGGGGTGTCCTGCAAAGGGGATTTCACATTCGACTGTGAAGATGTCGATGGTGCGGTGGGAGGCAGTGGGCTGGGTGACGGGGTGGACGAAGATGGTCTCGGAGAGGTTGAACTCGATCGTGAGGAGATGTTTCTGGCGTTGGGTGAGGGCGTGTTGCGGGTCGGTGGGGAGGAAGACTACGGCCAGCGGATTGCCTTGGAAGGGTTTTGTCGTGAAGACATCGAGAGTGAGGAACTTGAGTTGGACCATGGTGGGtgagagagtggtgaaaggTACACCAGACGAAATCAAAAGGAGCTTAGAGTGGACGGGGAACAAGGAGGATAAACAGTTTAGAGGTGGACGGTAAGTGATGCAGATGATCAGGTTGACTAGGAACCTTATTTATACTCTTCTGGATTCCGATGAGAGTCATGAGGGGAAAACACCTCACCTCCACTTTCAACGGTTCCAGTAACTTTAACTGACTAATTGAATAGATTGACTCATTCCACCCCCACGCCTGGAAGGGTGAAATGTCGATTGACTCAGTCCTGGAAAGGCCGGGAGACTCCATCTCCGGTAGTGGGGGTAAACTCTTGCGCAGCTTCGGCATGAGACGCAGTATCAGCAGTACAACCTCTGAAACCAGCAGTCCAGTTCATCGCATTTTGCATTGGAAACTGCATGGTGCACATTTACTCCTTCGACGCATACTGCCATTTTGATTGAGTCCCTGAGCCTCTGGTCCTTGCCATTCTTGGCGCTCTGAATCTTCACTGGTGACACTCGACGGTAACTTGGGTCAATTGCAATGCGACCACATCGTTCACCTCATCCCCTCGTCACTTTTTGTTATCTATGAACTACTCTCTCGGCAGATACATGAGAGGCGATATGCGATGCCCGATTATATaatcaccgagaccgagaacTAGCGTCTCTCCCCCAATGAGTATGATCAAGAGTGCGATTTGTCTCATATGCCAATTGTGGTatccttcttgtccaaaAATAACACTAGCCCCTGCGATGCGAAAAAGAACGCCGCGTGaccgaagaaaagaaaaagaaaatcattaTACATGACTCGCGCTCCTCGCGCCTGCACCCCGTCATCAACTCCATCTAGTCGGAATCAGAATCAATCACGAATCCGCCCCGAGTGCGACGGTTGGACGGTGCCACGGGCgtgtcttcatcatcactgccTGCATCAATCACCAAAGCCGCCGCTTTGGCCGCCCGATCTCGACTGAACACCAAATCATCGTCAAAGTTCATCTCGTCTTCGGCCGACGTGAGTGATGTGTCACGAGCAGGCAAGTCTTCAGGCGCAGAATCAGGAGACATCTCGTCTGGATCCGCCATGAGAAtatcatcgtcctcgtcacTGTCAGACAGCGATTTGCGACGTCGTTTGGGTTGCGTGGCTGTGCTGTCATTTTTGCGCTTGCGCGCACTGGGTTTCTTGGTATGACTCGCGCCGttcttctccgcatcttTTTGCAGAGCATCCCCAAGCATCATGGCCTTCGTGACATTAATTGCTTGCTCTCTGCGTCGGTTCTCTTCCATACGGAAGAACTCTCGATCAGCTTCTTCATCGGTCTCATCGTCACTGGCGTGAATAAAGAGATCactcttgatcttgttttgGCGCGCCAAGGCCGCTGCCAAACGAGCTTGACGACGCTCTTCCAAGAGAGCATCATCCAGGGGCTCGGCCTCCATTTCGTCGTCCTGATTCTTTCGAGACTTCTTTTTTCGCTTCTGCTTGAGTTCATCCAATGCATTGGACTTGGTTCGCAAGTTTGGTGGGAAAAGTGGCCCGTCAGGAACAACGTCCTCCCCCTCCGAGTCGTCTCCAAAGTTCACGTCCAGAGTACCCGGCGCGAGACTCGCGCGGGCACTACTAGTCTCTTTGCGACGAAGCAGCTGGCGAGGGTCCTCATCGCTACCCTCAAGCATGGGATTCAAGATGGCCTTGTTGATGGCAGAGATGCTCTCATGCAATTCGCCGCAGGTGATGTTTGCTGGAACGACCCATTGCGCGCCGCGCacatcttcttggccaagCCGTTCAAAGCCAACAGACTCCATCAGGAGGCGCAACTTGGGATTGGAGAACATGGAATTCTCAATGAACTCGTCACCGGGTTTGACATCTGTACTTATATTAGCTTCTTTGACTTTTCCGTCTCGTCTCAAAATCAGTGATCGAGCCTAGATGTCAACGTACGAATCAGGGGATTGGGCGTGTCGACACTCGCGGGATCCTCCTCCCGGCGAACTTCTTCATTGGTTTCCCAGTCCTCGCGCTCCGAGGCAGCAGATTTCAAAACATCGACAAGCCACTTAACCAGATCTGCCTGACCATCCAGAACCAGTGCACCGGCGACAACACCCTGTTTGGCCTCTTTCGAGAGGGTCtccttggagatgaaatGAAGTTCAGCAGGAGGTCGCTTCGCAGTCGACATGCTCTGTCTCTCATGGCCGAATTCCAGATAGTATATGGTTGAGTTCATCTTGCTGAAAAGCAGTTCCGTAATCAAAGCCGGTCGCTGGTCGATTCGTTTTGTCAATCGACGCAGGATCTGCCGGACAAGTTCCTCCCATTCTTTGAAGATCTGCTTGCTGGAATCCATCGCTCCGGGGCCCTTGATCATTCGGTGAAATAAACTGATAATATCCAGGCGGAAAAGCAGGGTAGTCATCTCTTGTTTGAATGCGATACGGTAAAAGTATCGATGGGCGCGCTTCAGCTGTTCCGAATTCAATTCTCGATAAAAGGAGATGAACTCGACAAAGGTGTTCACGCAACTTTGATTGCAGAACTTGGCAGCAAATCGCTTGAAGTCAAAAGCGCGCTCCTTGCTCACCTGCGCCGAATCGATCagatcttcctcgtcctcagaGTTGATTTCTTCGTCGTTTTCTGCCTCCCCGTCTCCTTCCTCGGGCCGTTCGGTTGCAGCATTTTCCGCCTTCTTGCGTTTCTTGGCTCGTCTCTTTGATCGGATTTGCAAGTCCACATTGGTTTTGGAATATCGCTCCAGCATGCGCAAAAAGACATGTGACAACTCTGTTGCCGCATCCAAGTAGCCGAATCCTTGGTCTTTGTATCCTCGCACGATGGAGAGTACCCGGTCATGGGTCGTCTCTTCGTAGAAAATGCGATTCTGAATATTGTCGGCAATTTCTTGGTCCTCTTCCAAGGGCGAGAAGGTCATCTCTTGCACGGTCAGGAGGATCTGTGTGAAGCATCGCATCTGAGCCGTGAGGTCATCCCATTCTTTATTGTCGAGACTGTTTTGCATGCTCCGGTTCAACGAAATAAAAGTCTCCTGATTCAGCACGCCAGCTACCAAACCAAAGCTGTCTGGCTCCACGTCTTTCGCAGATTTGCCGTCTCTCTCGCGTTGGACGACCTGTCGAGCTCGCCGAGCACGCTCCGCCTCAAGGAACCAGCCAACCGTATAGAAAAACTGCCGCGCGTTGATTGCAGTGACTCGCTCGGCTTCTCGTTCAATGGCTTTGCGAACGTGTGTAAAAAGAGGATTGAATCCAGAATCAAGGAATTCCTCAACAAATGTCCGCAGATTCTTCGTCGCCAGCAACGACAGGTAAACAGGAGTATTAAAGTCATTGTATTGCACGGAATCGTCCTTGTTGCGGCGCGTACGCGCCGGTCGTTTCCATTTCTTGCTCTCGTCCATCTTCTGAAGACTGGCCTGATCATTTCGCAGGATATTTTGACCGGAAACAGTGCTTACTTTGTGCTCGTCTCGCTTGACCCAAATCATGGTTCCGAATCTGCCATGCCGTGTAGGTGCGTTTCGGGCGTATTCTCGCTTGACTTGGTTCTCTTTTTTAAGTAACTGACTAAGCTCATCCGATCGCTTCGCTTTTCGTTCCTCGTcgttgaggaagagcttgtcGACATTGACACCTTTGATGATGTGGAAAAGAATCTCCAGCAAAACCACATCTTGCTGATTAAAGTCGTCCGCAACATTCGAACACATAGTCAAAATCAGCGCAAATGCATCTTGATCCTGAAAGGCATTGATTGTCGCCGATCTTGaggtctcttcttcatcaccttCCGCGGCTAGTCTCTCGTTGGTAGTGATGATGGCAATATTTCGTAGGAGATAGAGCATCAATTTCAGAATTCCTTCATCCCGGGACTCGCGCTCGGAGCGGGGAATGGCCATGCTCGGAAGGGCGACACGAATGACGGCACGAATAAGGTTGGAGCCTCCATATCGTAGAATGCCGCGCTTGTACTGGACTTGGGCCTGTTGAATGTACGGGGTGTGTCGGTGGTGATTCGCAGTCATCTGGCTGTGGTACTCGGCAGGCCAAGTCAATGGCACGAGCAACTCCACTACTTTGGTCAGAACGGGCATTGTGAAAGATTTCAGGGGTAAAGGCTATCACTTACAGCAAGCCAGTGCGACTCGGGTCAAATGTTTGCTGTTCTGCCCGTTGTTCCACCATATCGACAGAATGGGCAGAAGATCACCCATGACCAAGTTGGCTTCTCCAAGACATCGCACAACATCCATTCGATTATGTCGCTGATCATAGAGCCTTAACCATCTCCTGATATCACGAAGACACGAAAGCGCGTCGTCTCCCAGCATATAGCGATCTGCATCTTCGCCATTGAAACCTCCCAGCTACAAAAACGATCCCCCGCGGTCGCGTCAGTGTCTCGGTTCATCTGCGTTGTTCCTTGcaacaaaaaagaatggCTTAACGTACGGCAGTGACCAGGCTGTAAACGTGCATTCGCACGTCCGGGTCAATCACCTGGACATCCTGTCCGACCGAGCTCACCTCAAGCTCCATGGCGAGGTGGTCGATTCGTTGTATATGGAACTCACCAAAATGCACTGTAACTCAAACGGGATCACGCGTATCGGACGCGTCTGCCTCGGTGAATCGGAGAAACCCACACCGCCGCCCCAGCGACGGCTGCCGAAGATAGCCGATGACGTCGGACTAATTAGGCGGACGAGCCCCGACATGTGAAGATCTATGTcgactttctcttcttttctcaccTGCAAGTAATCGTGATACCCCTCAATTGCAATCATGTTCGCATCTTCGCTTCGCTCGGTCGCTCGTCGTGGCCCTTTGAAGGCCCGCACCTTCAGCTCGACCGCTGCGACGAGCGCTGCCGAGGTTAAGTCGCTCGGCGTTATCGGTGCTGGTCAGATGGTTAGTTGTTTGTGTGGATAAACGTCCCTATTTTCATTGTTTCTTTGCTGAAGACGTCTCAGGGATTGGGAATTGCTCTCGTCGCCGCGCAAAAAGCCGGAGTCCCCGTGACTCTAGTCGATAATTCACAGGCGTCTTTGGACAAGGGCCTCAAGTTTGCCGGTAATTCATTCCTCTCGGGTGATGCGGTGCGCATACGGCGCAGCTTTTGCTTCGTGGTGCAGCCGGTTTACTCTTCGAGCCAGTTCAACTAAACCGTTGTTTTCCTTTGTCCAGACAAACTTCTCGAGAAAGATGTTGCCAAGCAGCGTCTGACCCGTGAGGCCGCTGATGCCGCTCGTGCTCTGCTTACTCCCACCGTGAAGATGGACGACCTTTCCTCGGTTGACTTTGTTATCGAGGCCGTTCCCGAAATTCCCGATCTCAAGCAgtccatcttcaaagccCTTGCGCAAATCGCGCCCAAGCACGCCATTCTGGCCACCAACACTTCATCTATCCCTATCACCAAAATCGCCGCCGCTACCACTTCAGACCCGACAGACTTGCAGGCCCCGTCCCGGGTGATCTCCACCCACTTTATGAACCCCGTACCCGTTCAGAAGGGTGTCGAGATCATTCGTGGCCTGCAGACATCGCAAGAAACCACCGACACTGCCATCGCTTTCGTCGAGCGCATGGGCAAGGTCGCTTCGGTCTCTGCTGATTCCCCGGGCTTCCTGGCCAACCGTATTCTCATGCCATATATCAACGAGGCTGTGATCTGTCTTGAGACCGGCATCGGTGGGCGTGAGGATATCGACAACATCATGAAGAATGGTACCAATGTCCCCATGGGTCCCTTGACCCTGGCAGACTTCATTGGGTTGGACACTTGTCTGGCTATCATGAATGTGCTCCACCAGGAGACTGGTGACAGCAAGTACAGACCCGCTGGACTCCTGCGTCGCATGGTCGATGCAGGTTGGATGGGCAAGAAGACCGGCAAGGGATTCTACACCTACTAAATATAAGATTTCTCAAGTATTTCCAGACACTTAATGGGCAAAATTCATTTCcactcttcatcctccttgaagaagataccTTACACATGTGACTTCATTCCAGCTTCCCTGTAGCTTGTCAACCTCATCGCATAATCTAAACATAGAAATTTCGACTGTTTATCTTCCGAATAATAGATCTTCCCCCCATCTCCCAGATCCTGTTCAATATGCTACCCACGGCACCCTGTAACCTATTCACGCCCCTCGGCGTATACACGCAGCGAGCTATCAACTTATCATCACCCATCGATCGCCTAACAATATCTCCCAGAAGCCCAAAAACGAAGACCAAGATAAATTCCAGACGTGTTGGCTTTTGACGCAGCGGCCGGACCCGATACGTACGTAGAACCCACGCGATGCCTTGTTGCTGAATCACTCACGACTAGAAATGTGTATGGATGTCTGGCTTACCAGAAGAAGTTAATCATCTTATTGACAGAACGACTTCGCATGCCTAGCTGGAGATGATACCATTTATGTTTGTAATAATGCTGCTAGTATATGGATGCATGAAAGATGGCCTCAACCCAGATAATCATACGAGTCTATCGCTGGACAACTCCATTCAACAGTTTTAGCTGGTGATACTGCTCTGACCGTCGACACATCTCATACGAAGAGATTCTGTCTCGTTTACGAGTACTCAAGAGTCCCAGGGCATGTGCCCTGGAAAGTAGTCTATATCAGTAATGCGGGTGGTGGAAACCACCTCATTTATTGGTCTATTCTTCAAATTCCCATAGTCAAGGCAGTATGTTTTAAGACCCAGGTGTACCTTTCGTGGCTATCATTTCAAAATTTGACTGCTCTTGACAAGAACTTCCATCGACTCCCGATAGCTAGTTGGGAGTAAACCGGCCTAGAAAGTTAATCTCGATCAGTTTTCTGCTGGCAGGATTCTTTGAAAAAAATTACCCATCGTCTTGCTGAACGTACCTCATTTTTCAACAGTTCTTTCACGAGCACAAATGCATTGTCACGATCCTTCATTACCTGGGTCTCATTGGGTGCATTGGATTCCGAGCCATctgcggaggaggaaggggtAGCATCCGCTTTCAAAGTTGATCTCAAAAGCGCCGCAACATCTTCATTATGCAAGCAATCAACCACTGCTCTACAGCCCGAGGAGTCATTGGCCATGAGCGCGAGCGCAAACCATCCTTCGCTTCGTACGACAGGCCATTGGGTCTGCGTAATCATGGCTCCGATCGGCCGCGCGACAACCTCATGTAAAGTGAACAGTCTCTCCTGCAGCAGCTTGGCATTTTGGTTGCCGTCTCGAGCCTTGGGAGAGATTGTACGACAGATAGAGGCGATCGTGCGCCCAATTTCCGTCTTGATCGGAGCCGAGTCTGTCTTCTCAAACAATGATAGAAGTAGGGAAAGATAAGTTCGTTTGCTTGCCGGAGAGTCCGGATCCTCCGAAAGAGGGGCCAGCAATCGAGCGATGTTGTCCATAGAGGAGATAGTCACTTGTCGTGCGATAGTAGCAGCGGAGAATTGGACTTGGGGAACTGAATCAAATGCCCACAGGCGAGACACAGCCGGAATAATCCCGGCCTCTGCCAAACTCACCCTGTTTTCACCAGCAATGGCGAGATTCTTGAGAAAACCCAGGGCTGCATGGAGAACTGCACCACGAGATCCGTTCCTGAGGACTGAGATCAACTCCTCGTGGATTTTCAAATCACGCACCATCACCTGACAGACTTCGTCTGATCTAGCGATGTTGCCCAGCATGACGCACGCGCAGATCTGGAGCTGTTCTTCGTCGGCAGCGATCCAGATTTTCAAGTTCTGCGCCATGCTTGAGCTGAGGGGATATTTCTCAGTAAACAATGGC
The nucleotide sequence above comes from Penicillium oxalicum strain HP7-1 chromosome II, whole genome shotgun sequence. Encoded proteins:
- a CDS encoding Topoisomerase 1-associated factor 1, with amino-acid sequence MELEVSSVGQDVQVIDPDVRMHVYSLVTALGGFNGEDADRYMLGDDALSCLRDIRRWLRLYDQRHNRMDVVRCLGEANLVMGDLLPILSIWWNNGQNSKHLTRVALACLELLVPLTWPAEYHSQMTANHHRHTPYIQQAQVQYKRGILRYGGSNLIRAVIRVALPSMAIPRSERESRDEGILKLMLYLLRNIAIITTNERLAAEGDEEETSRSATINAFQDQDAFALILTMCSNVADDFNQQDVVLLEILFHIIKGVNVDKLFLNDEERKAKRSDELSQLLKKENQVKREYARNAPTRHGRFGTMIWVKRDEHKVSTVSGQNILRNDQASLQKMDESKKWKRPARTRRNKDDSVQYNDFNTPVYLSLLATKNLRTFVEEFLDSGFNPLFTHVRKAIEREAERVTAINARQFFYTVGWFLEAERARRARQVVQRERDGKSAKDVEPDSFGLVAGVLNQETFISLNRSMQNSLDNKEWDDLTAQMRCFTQILLTVQEMTFSPLEEDQEIADNIQNRIFYEETTHDRVLSIVRGYKDQGFGYLDAATELSHVFLRMLERYSKTNVDLQIRSKRRAKKRKKAENAATERPEEGDGEAENDEEINSEDEEDLIDSAQVSKERAFDFKRFAAKFCNQSCVNTFVEFISFYRELNSEQLKRAHRYFYRIAFKQEMTTLLFRLDIISLFHRMIKGPGAMDSSKQIFKEWEELVRQILRRLTKRIDQRPALITELLFSKMNSTIYYLEFGHERQSMSTAKRPPAELHFISKETLSKEAKQGVVAGALVLDGQADLVKWLVDVLKSAASEREDWETNEEVRREEDPASVDTPNPLIHVKPGDEFIENSMFSNPKLRLLMESVGFERLGQEDVRGAQWVVPANITCGELHESISAINKAILNPMLEGSDEDPRQLLRRKETSSARASLAPGTLDVNFGDDSEGEDVVPDGPLFPPNLRTKSNALDELKQKRKKKSRKNQDDEMEAEPLDDALLEERRQARLAAALARQNKIKSDLFIHASDDETDEEADREFFRMEENRRREQAINVTKAMMLGDALQKDAEKNGASHTKKPSARKRKNDSTATQPKRRRKSLSDSDEDDDILMADPDEMSPDSAPEDLPARDTSLTSAEDEMNFDDDLVFSRDRAAKAAALVIDAGSDDEDTPVAPSNRRTRGGFVIDSDSD
- a CDS encoding putative 3-hydroxybutyryl-CoA dehydrogenase, which gives rise to MFASSLRSVARRGPLKARTFSSTAATSAAEVKSLGVIGAGQMGLGIALVAAQKAGVPVTLVDNSQASLDKGLKFADKLLEKDVAKQRLTREAADAARALLTPTVKMDDLSSVDFVIEAVPEIPDLKQSIFKALAQIAPKHAILATNTSSIPITKIAAATTSDPTDLQAPSRVISTHFMNPVPVQKGVEIIRGLQTSQETTDTAIAFVERMGKVASVSADSPGFLANRILMPYINEAVICLETGIGGREDIDNIMKNGTNVPMGPLTLADFIGLDTCLAIMNVLHQETGDSKYRPAGLLRRMVDAGWMGKKTGKGFYTY